A stretch of the Flavobacterium sp. 5 genome encodes the following:
- a CDS encoding aminotransferase class IV: MINFNGTIVSEDASVLVQNRGFLYGDAVFETVKIVNEKILFLEDHYFRLMSSMRVVRMEIPMNFTMEYLEEQILSLVKNDEIASSSRARITVYRNDGGYYLPQNNTVSFLIKATPLENKEYSFSEQQYEVDLYKDFYVTKQLLSSIKTTNRLINVTGSIYAHENGLDNCILLNDSKNVVEALQGNIFMLNGNKLVTPPVSEGCLNGVMRKQVLELAKKIESIEVVEEIISPFDLQKANELFVTNVIKGIQPITKYRKKEFSIEISKTLVAKLNETLGLV, translated from the coding sequence ATGATAAATTTTAATGGTACGATTGTATCTGAGGATGCAAGTGTTTTAGTGCAAAATAGAGGGTTTTTATACGGTGATGCAGTTTTTGAAACGGTAAAAATAGTGAATGAAAAAATCTTGTTTCTAGAAGATCATTACTTCCGCCTAATGTCTTCTATGCGAGTAGTACGAATGGAAATTCCAATGAACTTTACCATGGAATATTTAGAAGAGCAAATACTTTCGTTAGTTAAAAACGATGAAATTGCATCTTCTTCAAGGGCAAGAATTACAGTTTATAGAAACGATGGAGGCTATTATTTACCACAAAATAATACTGTATCGTTTTTGATAAAAGCGACTCCACTTGAAAATAAGGAATATTCATTTAGTGAGCAACAGTATGAGGTTGATTTGTATAAAGATTTTTATGTAACCAAACAATTATTGTCTTCTATTAAAACAACGAATCGTTTGATAAATGTGACAGGAAGTATTTACGCACATGAAAATGGATTAGATAATTGCATTCTGTTAAATGATAGTAAAAATGTTGTTGAAGCATTACAAGGTAATATTTTCATGCTTAATGGTAATAAATTGGTTACTCCTCCAGTATCAGAAGGTTGTTTAAATGGAGTTATGAGAAAGCAAGTTTTAGAATTAGCAAAAAAAATAGAAAGTATTGAAGTAGTAGAAGAAATAATTTCTCCATTTGATCTTCAAAAAGCAAATGAATTGTTTGTAACTAATGTTATTAAAGGCATACAGCCAATTACTAAATACAGAAAAAAAGAATTCTCAATAGAGATTTCAAAGACTTTAGTAGCAAAACTAAATGAAACTTTAGGCTTAGTTTAA
- a CDS encoding YqgE/AlgH family protein → MISEKLKKGYLLIAEPSIIGDLSFNRSVILLADHNQDGSVGFIMNKPLKYTINDLIPEINANFKIFNGGPVEQDNLYFIHNIPDLIPNSIEISNGIYWGGDFDSTKDLINSGKIKKENIRFFLGYTGWEVDQLENEMKANSWIITKNNYENKIIGKSTVHFWKEQIMELGGEYLIWSNAPENPYLN, encoded by the coding sequence ATGATTTCAGAAAAATTAAAAAAAGGGTATTTACTTATTGCTGAACCATCAATAATAGGAGATTTGTCATTTAATAGATCTGTAATATTACTAGCGGATCACAATCAAGATGGCTCAGTAGGCTTTATTATGAATAAACCACTGAAATATACAATCAATGATTTGATTCCTGAAATAAATGCCAATTTCAAAATTTTTAACGGTGGCCCAGTAGAACAAGACAATTTATACTTCATCCACAATATTCCAGACTTAATACCTAATAGTATTGAGATTTCCAATGGAATTTATTGGGGAGGAGATTTTGATTCTACGAAAGATCTCATCAATAGCGGTAAAATCAAAAAAGAAAACATTCGTTTCTTTTTGGGCTATACAGGATGGGAAGTAGACCAACTTGAAAATGAAATGAAAGCCAATTCTTGGATTATTACCAAAAATAATTACGAGAACAAAATAATTGGAAAATCAACTGTCCACTTCTGGAAAGAACAAATCATGGAATTGGGTGGCGAATATCTCATTTGGTCCAATGCCCCTGAAAACCCATATTTAAACTAA
- a CDS encoding HU family DNA-binding protein: MNKSELIDAIAADAGITKAAAKLALESFLGNVGGTLKKGGKVSLVGFGSWSVSSRAARDGRNPQTGKTIQIAAKNVVKFKAGADLEGAVN; encoded by the coding sequence ATGAACAAATCAGAATTAATTGACGCTATCGCTGCTGATGCAGGAATTACTAAAGCTGCTGCAAAATTAGCACTTGAATCATTTTTAGGAAATGTAGGTGGTACTTTGAAAAAAGGTGGTAAAGTATCTTTAGTAGGATTTGGATCTTGGTCTGTATCTTCAAGAGCTGCAAGAGACGGAAGAAATCCTCAAACTGGAAAAACTATTCAAATCGCTGCAAAGAATGTTGTAAAATTCAAAGCTGGAGCGGATTTAGAAGGAGCTGTAAACTAA
- the fmt gene encoding methionyl-tRNA formyltransferase, producing the protein MKKLRIIFMGTPEFAVGILDTIIKNNYEVVGVITAADKPAGRGQKIKYSAVKEYALENNLHLLQPTNLKDEAFLEELKSLQANLQIVVAFRMLPKVVWEMPALGTFNLHASLLPNYRGAAPINWAIINGETKTGVTTFFIDDKIDTGAMILSSEIAIDNTENAGQLHDRLMVLGCTTVIDTLKLIESGNVTTTIQNDNSDIKTAYKLNKENCKIDWSKSTTNIHNLIRGLSPYPAAWCYFTDKDEEWNVKIYEAKTIFEEHNGTIGSLICTKKEMKIATKEGYIQILSLQFPGKKKMTTAELLNGITFSENARVS; encoded by the coding sequence ATGAAAAAATTAAGAATTATATTTATGGGAACTCCAGAATTTGCTGTTGGAATTCTAGATACCATAATCAAAAACAATTATGAAGTAGTTGGTGTAATCACTGCCGCAGACAAACCCGCAGGACGAGGACAAAAAATAAAATATTCGGCAGTAAAAGAATATGCATTAGAAAATAATTTACACTTATTACAACCTACAAATTTAAAAGACGAAGCTTTTCTTGAAGAATTAAAATCATTACAAGCCAATTTACAAATCGTCGTTGCTTTTAGAATGTTGCCAAAAGTGGTCTGGGAAATGCCTGCTTTAGGAACATTTAATTTACATGCCTCCTTATTGCCTAATTACAGAGGAGCAGCGCCAATTAATTGGGCAATTATTAATGGAGAAACCAAAACTGGAGTTACTACTTTTTTCATTGATGACAAAATAGATACTGGCGCAATGATATTAAGCAGTGAAATAGCAATCGATAATACCGAAAATGCTGGACAACTTCACGACCGTTTGATGGTTTTGGGATGTACTACTGTTATTGATACTTTGAAATTGATTGAAAGCGGAAATGTAACCACTACCATTCAGAATGATAATTCAGATATTAAAACAGCTTACAAATTAAATAAAGAAAATTGTAAAATTGACTGGTCAAAATCTACTACAAACATCCATAACCTCATCAGAGGACTAAGTCCTTACCCAGCTGCTTGGTGTTATTTTACAGACAAAGACGAAGAATGGAATGTGAAAATTTATGAAGCTAAGACCATTTTTGAAGAACATAATGGAACGATTGGATCTTTAATCTGCACTAAAAAAGAAATGAAAATTGCCACGAAAGAAGGTTATATTCAAATATTAAGCCTACAATTTCCTGGAAAAAAGAAAATGACTACAGCAGAATTATTAAATGGAATTACTTTTTCAGAAAACGCAAGAGTTTCCTAA
- a CDS encoding ATP-dependent DNA helicase RecQ, whose translation MPTALEILQKYWQHDTFRSLQNEIIDSVLKGHDTFALMPTGGGKSICFQVPALMTEGICLVISPLVALMKDQVANLQNRGIKAIALTGGIKQDEIIDLLDNCQFGNYKFLYVSPERLQSDWILDRIKNLPINLITIDEAHCVSQWGHDFRPAYLKISELKKHFPKIPFLALTATATPRVKEDIITELGMHSPAQFEKSFARKNIAYMVFEVEDKLFRIEQILKKNPQPSIIYVRNRKSCLEISSQLQTLGFKATYYHGGLTSREKDKNMQLWMEEKAQVIVATNAFGMGIDKSNVKTVIHIQLPENIENYYQEAGRSGRNGEKAFAVLLTSPSDTIQAESQFINILPDKTFLTTMYIKLCNYFQIAYGEGINEEFMFNLNNFCHKYDFPTLKTFNAMRFLDGQGIITLSQEFSEKITLQFIIPSKEVIRYTSLNPNDEEIILTILRTYPGVYEMQTAFNLSLIAKKSNHSEAEILAVLHKLKDKEIIEYHSKNNDAVLIFNEIREDERTINKVSKHLVRQNELKKEQLQSVLNYIKEKDVCKSKTILNYFGEKSTTNCGICSYCITLTKPKKDFNALSKKIIDLLKIEGLSSREIQNKTKNTADDVIFVLQQLLEDDFLIIQKNNKYILKT comes from the coding sequence ATGCCAACAGCATTAGAGATTCTTCAAAAATATTGGCAACATGATACCTTCAGGTCATTACAAAACGAAATTATTGATTCGGTTTTGAAAGGTCATGATACTTTTGCATTGATGCCAACGGGTGGTGGAAAATCAATTTGTTTTCAGGTACCTGCTCTTATGACTGAAGGAATTTGTTTAGTTATTTCTCCTTTGGTTGCACTTATGAAAGACCAAGTAGCTAATTTGCAAAACCGAGGAATAAAAGCCATTGCTCTGACTGGAGGAATAAAACAAGATGAAATTATTGATTTACTTGACAATTGTCAATTTGGAAATTATAAGTTCCTGTATGTTTCTCCCGAGCGTTTGCAATCGGATTGGATTCTGGACCGAATAAAAAATCTCCCAATAAACCTTATAACTATTGATGAAGCACATTGTGTTTCGCAATGGGGACATGATTTTCGTCCTGCTTATTTGAAAATTTCGGAATTAAAAAAACATTTTCCAAAAATTCCTTTTTTGGCTTTAACGGCAACTGCAACTCCTAGAGTTAAAGAAGACATTATTACTGAATTAGGAATGCATAGTCCCGCTCAATTTGAAAAGTCTTTTGCCAGAAAGAATATTGCTTATATGGTTTTTGAAGTAGAAGATAAACTTTTTCGAATTGAACAGATTCTTAAAAAAAATCCTCAGCCTTCTATTATTTATGTTCGAAATCGTAAATCTTGTTTAGAGATTTCTTCACAATTACAAACCTTAGGGTTTAAAGCCACATATTATCACGGCGGTCTTACTTCTAGAGAGAAAGACAAAAACATGCAACTCTGGATGGAGGAAAAAGCGCAGGTAATTGTCGCTACAAATGCTTTTGGAATGGGAATTGACAAGTCCAACGTTAAAACAGTTATTCATATTCAGCTACCCGAAAATATTGAAAACTATTATCAGGAAGCAGGGCGCTCTGGCAGGAATGGAGAGAAAGCATTTGCCGTTTTACTGACCAGCCCATCTGACACTATTCAGGCTGAGAGTCAATTTATAAACATTTTGCCAGACAAAACGTTTTTGACTACGATGTATATTAAACTTTGTAATTATTTTCAAATAGCATACGGAGAGGGAATAAACGAAGAATTCATGTTTAATTTGAATAATTTTTGTCATAAATACGACTTTCCAACTCTAAAGACCTTTAACGCTATGCGATTTTTGGACGGACAGGGAATTATAACTTTATCCCAAGAGTTTTCAGAAAAAATCACTTTACAATTCATAATTCCATCCAAAGAAGTTATTCGATATACTAGTTTGAATCCAAATGATGAGGAAATCATTTTGACTATCCTAAGAACATATCCTGGCGTTTACGAAATGCAAACTGCTTTTAACTTATCGTTGATTGCCAAAAAATCAAACCATTCGGAAGCAGAAATACTAGCAGTATTACATAAACTAAAAGACAAAGAAATTATAGAATACCACTCGAAAAATAATGATGCCGTTTTAATTTTCAACGAAATTCGGGAAGATGAAAGAACCATTAATAAGGTTTCGAAACATTTGGTTCGACAAAATGAACTCAAAAAAGAACAACTCCAATCAGTTTTAAATTATATAAAAGAAAAAGATGTTTGCAAGAGTAAAACTATTTTGAACTACTTTGGAGAAAAATCAACAACTAATTGTGGTATTTGCTCTTATTGCATCACACTAACAAAACCCAAAAAAGACTTTAATGCTCTTTCGAAAAAAATTATAGACTTATTAAAAATTGAAGGTCTAAGTTCAAGAGAAATTCAAAATAAGACTAAAAATACTGCAGACGATGTTATCTTTGTACTGCAACAATTATTAGAAGATGATTTTTTAATAATTCAGAAAAACAACAAATACATTTTAAAAACCTAA
- a CDS encoding AAA family ATPase: MQKEIIVIIGGPGTGKSSIIEGLVAKGYCCYPEISREVTLEAQKRGIEQLFLEDPLLFSQMLLDGRIKQFNNAQNEPHQWVFIDRGIPDVVAYLDYIGDDYPNHFVDACNENVYTKIFILPPWEEIYESDSERYENFEQAKTIQEHLKKTYVNYGYDLIEVPKDSIDNRILFILDKI, from the coding sequence GTGCAGAAAGAAATTATTGTTATCATTGGCGGTCCTGGTACGGGAAAAAGTTCTATTATTGAAGGTTTGGTAGCCAAGGGTTATTGCTGTTATCCTGAAATTTCGCGTGAAGTTACACTCGAAGCTCAAAAACGAGGTATTGAACAATTGTTTCTGGAAGATCCTTTATTGTTTAGCCAAATGTTGCTTGATGGTAGAATTAAGCAATTTAACAATGCCCAAAATGAACCTCATCAATGGGTATTTATTGACCGCGGAATCCCCGATGTCGTTGCTTACTTAGATTATATTGGTGATGATTATCCAAATCATTTTGTTGATGCTTGCAACGAAAATGTATATACTAAAATCTTTATACTTCCGCCTTGGGAAGAGATTTACGAAAGCGATAGTGAACGTTATGAAAACTTTGAGCAGGCAAAAACAATACAAGAACACCTTAAGAAAACCTATGTTAATTACGGTTACGACTTAATTGAGGTACCAAAAGATAGCATTGATAACAGAATTCTTTTTATATTAGATAAAATTTAG
- a CDS encoding DUF493 family protein, with product MSDDNEKKTAEFYERLKAELDNSNSWPAPYLFKFIVPTNEENILKVENAFNCMGDVIKTTKSKTGKFTSVSVDVTVKDSQEIIDKYQELSTIEGIVSL from the coding sequence ATGAGCGACGACAACGAAAAAAAGACAGCAGAGTTTTATGAAAGACTTAAAGCCGAATTAGATAATAGTAATTCCTGGCCTGCTCCATATTTGTTTAAATTTATAGTGCCAACAAACGAAGAAAATATCCTAAAAGTGGAAAATGCCTTCAACTGTATGGGAGATGTAATCAAAACAACAAAATCCAAAACCGGAAAATTTACCAGTGTTTCGGTAGATGTAACGGTCAAAGATTCACAAGAAATAATAGATAAGTACCAAGAATTATCCACAATAGAAGGTATAGTTTCCTTATAA
- a CDS encoding DUF4290 domain-containing protein, with protein MIEKYIKENANDVVFNLEYNSEREHLIIPEYGRHLQKLIEQATSIEDDEKRNKAAKYIIQVMGSLNPHLRDVPDFQHKLWDQLFIMSDFKLKADSPYPIPSREVLQLKPDVLKYPQNFPKYRYYGNNIKYMIDVANKWEEGEMKSALVKVIANHMKKSYLSWNKDTVKDDVIFEHLFELSDGKLNLIQSTEELLNTTDLLRTNKRISNKIGPAGQPKIQSNKNNNNKNGKPKPFQKK; from the coding sequence ATGATCGAAAAATATATAAAAGAAAATGCGAATGATGTAGTTTTCAATTTAGAATATAATTCTGAAAGAGAACATTTAATCATTCCTGAGTATGGTCGTCATTTACAAAAATTGATTGAGCAAGCTACTAGTATTGAAGATGATGAAAAACGCAACAAAGCGGCAAAATACATCATTCAGGTAATGGGAAGTTTGAATCCTCATTTGCGTGACGTACCCGATTTTCAACACAAACTTTGGGATCAGCTTTTTATCATGTCTGATTTTAAATTAAAAGCCGATTCTCCTTATCCAATACCATCTAGAGAAGTACTACAACTCAAACCAGATGTTTTAAAATACCCACAAAACTTTCCAAAATACAGGTATTATGGAAACAATATCAAATACATGATAGATGTGGCCAACAAATGGGAGGAAGGTGAGATGAAAAGTGCATTGGTAAAAGTCATTGCCAATCACATGAAGAAATCCTATTTGAGCTGGAATAAAGATACCGTAAAAGATGATGTCATTTTCGAGCACCTTTTTGAACTGTCCGATGGAAAGTTGAATCTAATACAAAGCACAGAAGAATTATTAAATACTACTGATTTACTAAGAACGAATAAAAGGATTTCTAATAAAATTGGTCCTGCAGGGCAACCTAAAATTCAAAGTAATAAGAATAATAATAACAAAAACGGAAAGCCAAAACCGTTTCAAAAGAAATAA
- the murA gene encoding UDP-N-acetylglucosamine 1-carboxyvinyltransferase, translating into MEVFKIEGGTRLKGEVIPQGAKNEALQILCAVLLTPEKITINNIPDIIDINKLIKLLGNMGVKIEKLGHGSYTFQSDEVNVGYLETEAFKKEGGSLRGSIMIVGPLLARFGKGYIPKPGGDKIGRRRLDTHFEGFINLGAKFRYNREDHFYGVEAPDGLTGADMLLDEASVTGTANIVMAAVLAKGTTTVYNAACEPYLQQLCKMLNSMGAKITGVGSNLLTIEGVEKLGGCTHRILPDMIEIGSWIGLAAMTQSEITIKNVSWENLGVIPTVFRKLGITLEKRGDDIYIPEHKDGYEVKTDIDGSILTIADAPWPGFTPDLLSIVLVVATQAKGDVLIHQKMFESRLFFVDKLIDMGAKIMLCDPHRAVVMGHNFESILKATTMSSPDIRAGISLLIAALSAKGTSTIHNIDQIDRGYERIDERLRALGAKIVRENL; encoded by the coding sequence ATGGAAGTTTTCAAAATTGAAGGAGGAACACGTTTAAAAGGAGAAGTAATACCACAAGGTGCAAAAAATGAAGCATTGCAAATTTTATGTGCTGTACTTTTAACTCCTGAAAAAATAACAATCAACAATATCCCAGATATTATCGATATCAATAAATTGATAAAGCTTTTGGGAAATATGGGAGTTAAAATTGAAAAATTAGGACATGGTTCTTATACTTTTCAAAGTGATGAGGTAAACGTTGGATACCTAGAAACAGAAGCTTTCAAGAAAGAAGGAGGTTCACTTCGTGGTTCTATTATGATTGTTGGGCCGCTTTTGGCTCGTTTCGGTAAAGGATATATTCCAAAACCAGGAGGAGATAAAATTGGACGTAGAAGATTAGATACTCACTTTGAAGGATTCATTAATCTTGGAGCAAAATTCAGATATAATAGAGAAGACCATTTTTATGGAGTAGAAGCTCCTGACGGACTTACAGGTGCAGATATGTTATTAGATGAAGCATCTGTAACAGGAACTGCTAATATCGTTATGGCAGCTGTTTTAGCAAAAGGAACAACAACTGTTTACAATGCTGCTTGTGAGCCTTACTTGCAACAACTTTGTAAAATGTTGAACTCTATGGGAGCTAAAATTACTGGAGTTGGTTCTAATTTATTGACTATTGAAGGAGTTGAAAAATTAGGTGGTTGTACTCACAGAATTCTTCCTGATATGATCGAAATTGGTTCTTGGATTGGTCTTGCGGCTATGACACAAAGTGAAATTACGATTAAAAATGTAAGTTGGGAAAACCTAGGAGTGATTCCTACTGTTTTTAGAAAACTAGGAATTACACTTGAGAAACGTGGAGATGATATTTATATTCCAGAACACAAAGATGGTTATGAAGTGAAAACAGATATAGATGGTTCGATTCTTACTATTGCGGATGCACCATGGCCTGGATTTACACCTGATTTACTGAGCATTGTTTTGGTGGTTGCTACACAAGCAAAAGGAGATGTTTTGATTCACCAAAAAATGTTCGAAAGCCGTTTGTTCTTCGTTGATAAACTAATTGACATGGGCGCAAAAATCATGTTATGTGATCCGCACAGAGCAGTAGTTATGGGGCATAATTTTGAATCAATACTAAAAGCGACTACAATGTCTTCACCAGATATTCGCGCAGGAATCTCATTATTAATTGCAGCACTTTCTGCTAAAGGAACTAGTACTATTCATAATATTGATCAAATTGATCGTGGGTATGAGCGTATCGACGAAAGACTAAGAGCACTAGGAGCTAAAATAGTTAGAGAGAATTTATAA
- a CDS encoding cation diffusion facilitator family transporter: MTNEEKAIKATYFSILGNTCMALIKGLAGLFGNSYALVADAIESTTDIFASLLVLFGIKYSSRPADDNHPYGHGRAEPLITFLVVGFLITSATIIGYESIMNIRTPHELPKPWTLFILGAIIIWKEYSFRLVMKRANETNSSSLKADAWHHRSDALTSVAAFIGISIALFLGNGYEAADDWAALFASLFILYNSYLIFRPALGEIMDEHLYDDLVEEIRQVSHQVDGIIDTEKCLIRKAGMKYHVDLHARVNGDISVKEGHDLSHKLKDTLREEIPELGNVLIHIEPN, from the coding sequence ATGACTAATGAAGAAAAGGCTATAAAAGCAACGTATTTTAGTATACTTGGGAATACTTGTATGGCGCTTATAAAAGGTTTGGCCGGTCTTTTTGGAAATTCCTATGCCTTAGTTGCCGATGCTATAGAATCTACTACAGATATTTTTGCATCATTATTGGTATTGTTTGGGATAAAATATTCAAGCAGACCTGCAGACGACAATCATCCTTATGGACACGGAAGGGCCGAACCATTAATTACTTTTTTGGTTGTTGGTTTCTTGATTACTTCGGCAACAATTATTGGATATGAAAGTATTATGAATATCCGAACGCCACACGAATTACCAAAACCATGGACACTTTTTATACTCGGTGCTATTATTATTTGGAAAGAATATTCGTTTAGATTAGTGATGAAAAGAGCTAATGAGACCAATAGTTCTTCTCTTAAGGCAGATGCTTGGCATCATAGGAGTGATGCACTAACTTCTGTTGCTGCTTTTATTGGGATTTCGATTGCATTGTTTTTAGGGAATGGATATGAAGCTGCAGATGATTGGGCGGCTTTGTTTGCTTCGCTATTTATACTTTATAATAGTTATTTGATTTTTAGACCGGCCCTTGGTGAAATCATGGACGAACATTTGTATGATGATTTAGTTGAAGAAATTAGACAAGTTTCGCATCAAGTAGATGGAATTATAGATACCGAAAAATGTCTCATTCGTAAGGCAGGAATGAAATACCATGTTGATCTTCATGCTCGAGTAAATGGTGATATATCCGTAAAAGAAGGACACGATTTATCTCATAAATTGAAGGATACTTTGCGAGAGGAAATACCAGAATTGGGAAATGTTTTAATACATATTGAACCTAATTAG
- a CDS encoding glyoxalase superfamily protein — protein sequence MIAKDYKYNKPEIEKAFWDEKIYCMQVIDPFGNRLSFTGE from the coding sequence TTGATCGCAAAGGATTATAAATACAATAAACCCGAAATAGAAAAAGCTTTTTGGGACGAAAAAATTTACTGTATGCAAGTTATCGATCCGTTTGGGAACAGATTAAGTTTTACAGGAGAGTAA
- a CDS encoding glyoxalase superfamily protein, producing the protein MTIARPIFRIFDYQKAIEFYIDWLGFKIDGEHTFGENFPLYIMISLGDLKIHLTEHHGDCSPGARIHIENFPDLVNLSQTIDRKGL; encoded by the coding sequence ATGACAATAGCAAGACCTATTTTTAGAATTTTTGATTACCAAAAAGCTATCGAATTTTATATCGATTGGCTGGGATTTAAAATTGATGGCGAGCATACATTCGGCGAAAACTTTCCTCTTTACATAATGATTTCTCTTGGAGATTTAAAAATTCATCTGACAGAACATCATGGTGATTGTTCACCAGGTGCAAGAATCCACATTGAAAATTTCCCTGACTTAGTAAATTTATCACAAACAATTGATCGCAAAGGATTATAA
- a CDS encoding DUF2268 domain-containing putative Zn-dependent protease (predicted Zn-dependent protease with a strongly conserved HExxH motif), with protein MKIKILIISIFLTIPNLFFGQSNFSESPLNAVFETNDAKNFWIAFDKIDNSNKNPFNEYIEKGSAGLKGFIPNRILNADSLFVMVKKRKPDYEITRNVLDGISAKEKRVKAIYSALKYWYPDANFPPVYFVYGRFNSGGTSSDDGIIIGTEKLNNLDGVTGLIAHELIHYQQHIEGKQTLLWRCLLEGGADFVGEFISGEAINQVSYKYGEKHLNKLCEEFVTRLKQDDNQDWLYGTSKKDDRPNDLGYWIGYKIMEAYFNKQEDKHKAIYNMLNIKNPFIFLKESGFLDLYIKSYQKSSKETFDEFFNIN; from the coding sequence ATGAAAATTAAGATTTTAATTATTTCCATTTTTTTGACTATTCCAAATTTATTTTTTGGACAATCAAATTTTTCTGAAAGTCCATTAAACGCTGTATTTGAAACAAATGATGCCAAAAATTTTTGGATTGCTTTTGATAAAATAGACAATTCAAATAAAAATCCCTTCAACGAATATATTGAAAAAGGTTCTGCCGGTCTAAAAGGTTTTATACCAAATAGAATTTTAAATGCCGATTCACTTTTCGTAATGGTAAAAAAGCGAAAACCTGATTATGAAATCACGAGAAATGTTCTTGATGGAATTTCTGCAAAAGAAAAAAGAGTTAAAGCCATTTATAGTGCTTTAAAATACTGGTATCCTGATGCAAATTTTCCACCAGTATATTTTGTTTATGGAAGATTTAACTCAGGGGGAACTTCTTCTGATGATGGAATTATAATAGGAACAGAAAAACTAAATAATCTTGATGGTGTTACGGGTTTAATTGCCCATGAACTCATTCATTATCAACAACACATTGAAGGAAAACAAACACTTTTATGGAGATGTTTACTGGAGGGTGGTGCAGATTTTGTTGGAGAATTTATATCAGGAGAAGCAATAAATCAAGTTTCATATAAATACGGTGAAAAACATTTGAATAAACTATGTGAGGAATTTGTAACGAGATTAAAACAAGATGATAACCAAGATTGGTTATATGGAACTTCTAAAAAAGATGACAGACCAAATGATTTGGGATATTGGATTGGATATAAAATAATGGAAGCATACTTTAACAAACAAGAAGATAAGCACAAAGCAATCTACAATATGCTTAATATAAAAAACCCTTTTATATTTTTAAAAGAAAGTGGATTTTTGGATTTATATATAAAAAGTTATCAAAAATCAAGCAAAGAAACTTTTGATGAATTTTTTAATATTAATTAA